The window accaatttttctttttataatttaattgtatttctttaatagtaacgaaaaatatatatacagcagttttattatttaaaatttaatcaaaataatcTTCAATGTCAATGTCGGGATTAAGGATATCATCTCCAAATGGTGTTAAATCAATGCCATTGAGTATAAGGTTTTCGCAAGTTTCCGCTAACTCCGTGTTACCAATTAAAATAGCTCCTCTAAGTTTtccattttgtaaaacaaatttaatatactCATGACCAGGTGTGCTGCGAATTAATAGCTCATAGTTGGTACCCAATCCTTGGCCATTGTAACGGCCGAGTAGCACGACAGGCAAACCAAATAATTGCGTAACATGACCGAAAAGTTCGAAACAAAAATCTTGATAGACAGTTTCCTTATTAAAAGCAGCAGCCATACTTCTACCAGCCATGCAGCCCATTTGACGAGCTTGTGTCCACAAACGCATTTGGAACCAATGCTCAGTTTTTGGCCAGGCAGCAGTGCACACATCACCGGCTGCATATATGAACTCGTTTGAGGTTTGCATCATTTCATTAACTTGTATGCCACAGTCTTCCTCAGATAGTTTTAATTCTGGCTTACAAATATAGTCCTGTCTTGGTACTACTCCTGTAGCTGATACTATGAAATCACAATTTATTTCTTCACCAGTAGTTAGATGaatatttaaagagtttttattgGTATCTGTTGTTACTCTCTCCATTTTGTCGATTAATGCTTTAAAGTGGATAATTGGTTTAGTTTTGCTGCCTTGTGTACCTCTTAAATCAAAGTGTTGATGCCAATCCGGTCCTAAAGCTGCACCTTTTTTATAACCAGCATCTTCTGTGGGTGCTATTTCATCATAACGTAAACGTTTAACAATTCCTTTAGCAGGACTATCGTTCACCTTGTTTTGCAGTTGTTGATCAATTCTCTGTTGGAAAAAATATGCAGCACCGGGATCTATAAATGTGGATGCAATATGATTATCTTTGACTACCCAATGTACTTCAACACCTTCCAATTCGTGGGCCAGTTCACTAGCAATGCCACCATTTCCtactaaaacaattttcttagcACTCCTTAATCTTTTTTGTAATTCCAAAACAGAATCTGTATCTCGTATACCCAAAATCAAAGAATTGTTATCTTCGATAAGACGTGGTGTACCACCAGTGCACAAACACAAGTATTTATagtggatttttttgttttctttagttaAAATGAATTTTGATTCCGCTTCAATTGCTTTTAATTGGTCTACAACAGTTACAATTGCTGGTGCTAGGAATTTATTGCCTCCTCCTAAAGATGTCGAGGCTAATGTCCTTTCCTGAACATCAAATTTATGCAGATAGCGAGCTACTGGTTCCAAATTGGCAACAGTTTTAATAACTGTAGATTCTGTCATTAGTAAAATCGATTCTTCAGGACAACAAATGGCTATAGTTTCTGCACA of the Lucilia cuprina isolate Lc7/37 chromosome 2, ASM2204524v1, whole genome shotgun sequence genome contains:
- the LOC111684325 gene encoding pyridine nucleotide-disulfide oxidoreductase domain-containing protein 1 — its product is MDQIQEESEFTFVIVGGGIAGVTCAETIAICCPEESILLMTESTVIKTVANLEPVARYLHKFDVQERTLASTSLGGGNKFLAPAIVTVVDQLKAIEAESKFILTKENKKIHYKYLCLCTGGTPRLIEDNNSLILGIRDTDSVLELQKRLRSAKKIVLVGNGGIASELAHELEGVEVHWVVKDNHIASTFIDPGAAYFFQQRIDQQLQNKVNDSPAKGIVKRLRYDEIAPTEDAGYKKGAALGPDWHQHFDLRGTQGSKTKPIIHFKALIDKMERVTTDTNKNSLNIHLTTGEEINCDFIVSATGVVPRQDYICKPELKLSEEDCGIQVNEMMQTSNEFIYAAGDVCTAAWPKTEHWFQMRLWTQARQMGCMAGRSMAAAFNKETVYQDFCFELFGHVTQLFGLPVVLLGRYNGQGLGTNYELLIRSTPGHEYIKFVLQNGKLRGAILIGNTELAETCENLILNGIDLTPFGDDILNPDIDIEDYFD